From the Quercus lobata isolate SW786 chromosome 6, ValleyOak3.0 Primary Assembly, whole genome shotgun sequence genome, one window contains:
- the LOC115995004 gene encoding pentatricopeptide repeat-containing protein At4g39620, chloroplastic, whose protein sequence is MFQNLSSHSLQPSSFSFTLHSSQYYTHSLTFTQPCLPLPNRSLRYRPMTRISCASTRPKRNPGPMPDKSEAEELVRVMMRNMNEKEPLLKTLNKYVKVVRTEHCFLLFEQLGKSDKWLQCLEVFRWMQKQRWYVADNGVYSKLISVMGKKGQTRMAMWLFSEMRNSGCRADTSVYNALITAHLHSRDKAKALDKAIGYFEKMKGIEWCKPSIVTYNILLRAFAQAQNVERVNALFKDLDESIISPDIYTYNGVMDAYGKNGMIREMESVLSRMKSNQCKPDIITFNLLIDSYGKKQEFNKMEQVFKSLLRSKERPTLPTFNSMIINYGKARLREKAEYVFQKMRDMGYTPSFITCESLILMYGFCDCVSRAREIFDGMVQSGKGMKVSTLNVMLDVYCMNGLPMEANMLFENAKGIGVIPNSSTYKLLYKAYTKANTKELLQKLLKNMDRDGIVPNKRFFLEALGAFGSLPASAESKVTHQAKNRVPSLQRVSASTTADVSRKQDSAKT, encoded by the exons ATGTTCCAAAATCTctcctctcactctctccaACCCTCCTCCTTCTCATTCACCCTTCATTCCTCACAATATTACACCCACAGCCTCACCTTCACACAACCATGTCTTCCACTACCCAATCGTTCTCTTCGGTACAGACCCATGACCCGAATATCTTGCGCTTCGACCCGACCCAAGAGAAACCCGGGTCCAATGCCCGACAAGTCCGAGGCTGAAGAGCTGGTCCGAGTGATGATGAGGAATATGAATGAGAAAGAGCCACTGTTGAAGACACTGAACAAGTACGTCAAAGTTGTGAGAACTGAGCactgttttcttctttttgaacAGCTTGGCAAGAGTGACAAGTGGCTTCAATGCCTTGAG GTGTTCAGATGGATGCAGAAACAACGATGGTATGTCGCTGATAATGGTgtttattcaaaattaatatcGGTTATGGGAAAGAAGGGCCAAACCCGGATGGCCATGTGGCTCTTCTCTGAGATGCGTAATAGCGGCTGCCGGGCTGACACTTCTGTATATAATGCACTCATCACAGCCCATCTTCACTCACGAGATAAAGCAAAGGCTTTGGACAAAGCTATTGGGTACTTTGAAAAGATGAAGGGAATTGAGTGGTGTAAACCCAGCATTGTGACATACAACATTCTTTTGAGAGCTTTTGCTCAAGCTCAAAATGTAGAACGAGTTAATGCTTTGTTTAAAGATCTTGATGAGAGCATTATTTCCCCTGATATCTATACTTATAATGGTGTGATGGATGCATATGGGAAAAATGGGATGATCAGAGAAATGGAATCTGTGCTTTCTCGCATGAAAAGTAATCAATGTAAGCCCgatattatcacttttaattTGCTCATTGATTCATATGGAAAAAAGCAAGAATTTAATAAGATGGAACAAGTGTTCAAGAGCTTATTGCGCTCCAAGGAAAGACCAACACTGCCGACATTTAATTCAATGATAATTAATTATGGGAAGGCACGACTTAGGGAGAAAGCAGAATATGTCTTCCAAAAGATGAGGGATATGGGATATACCCCAAGCTTCATCACCTGCGAGAGTCTTATACTGATGTATGGATTTTGTGACTGTGTTTCTAGGGCTAGGGAAATATTTGATGGAATGGTTCAATCTGGGAAGGGAATGAAAGTTTCAACCCTTAATGTCATGCTTGATGTTTACTGTATGAATGGTTTGCCCATGGAAGCCAATATGCTTTTTGAGAATGCAAAAGGTATAGGTGTAATTCCAAATTCATCAACATATAAACTTCTTTATAAGGCTTACACTAAAGCCAACACAAAGGAGCTTTTACAGAAATTGCTGAAGAATATGGACAGGGATGGCATTGTCCCTAATAAGAGGTTTTTCTTGGAGGCTTTGGGAGCTTTTGGGTCATTACCAGCAAGTGCTGAGTCTAAAGTCACTCATCAAGCTAAAAATAGAGTTCCCTCACTACAAAGGGTGTCAGCTAGTACCACAGCTGATGTCAGCAGAAAACAGGATAGTGCAAAAACTTAG
- the LOC115950140 gene encoding uncharacterized protein LOC115950140 — protein sequence MEGVRAMSKRMLVLRRYIRIKVSSEMGAMAKRMLVLRRYFRIKASLERERLDAYLLERQKIKHLRAQKRRAFFRKTSANILTHQNGNYFLGITGVGLAIDGKISSDSHSRDVMDMLPNMENQLSICALQCYMGRWTPRPLPLCL from the exons ATGGAG GGGGTTAGGGCAATGTCGAAGAGGATGCTGGTGTTGAGGAGATATATTAGGATTAAGGTCAGTTCGGAGATGGGGGCTATGGCGAAGAGGATGCTGGTGTTGAGGAGGTACTTTCGGATTAAGGCCAGTTTAGAGAGGGAGAGGTTGGATGCTTATCTCTTGGAGAGGCAGAAGATCAAGCATTTGAGAGCCCAGAAGCGGAGAGCCTTTTTTCGAAAGACATCGGCAAACATTTTGACCCATCAAAATGGGAATTACTTTTTGGGTATAACAGGAGTTGGTCTTGCCATTGATGGTAAAATTTCTTCGGACAGTCATTCAAGAGATGTGATGGATATGCTTCCAAACATGGAAAACCAGCTTTCCATTTGCGCATTACAGTGTTACATGGGACGGTGGACACCTCGCCCCCTTCCATTGTG TCTATAG